A genome region from Carya illinoinensis cultivar Pawnee chromosome 2, C.illinoinensisPawnee_v1, whole genome shotgun sequence includes the following:
- the LOC122294600 gene encoding uncharacterized protein LOC122294600: MISQPQKDTCRIWPYVQRLIIIMKTLVLVVPFVAILLIFATLQADAERLPVDQKPRPKAANRRLLITNQVQTGDNNTDDSSPEANPSHGRPPGPSYDDTHRKHPCPTKGKEIHTPEGTTKCEHRRLV, translated from the exons ATGATCTCCCAACCACAAAAGGATACCTGCAG GATTTGGCCGTACGTACAGAGACTGATCATCATCATGAAAACCCTAGTACTTGTTGTACCCTTTGTTGCAATCCTCTTGATCTTTGCGACTCTGCAAGCTGATGCAGAAAGGCTCCCAGTAGATCAGAAGCCTAGGCCAAAAGCGGCCAATCGTCGGCTCCTAATTACCAATCAGGTTCAGACAGGCGACAACAACACCGACGATAGCAGCCCGGAAGCAAACCCATCGCACGGAAGACCTCCAGGACCATCCTATGATGATACTCACCGTAAACACCCTTGTCCAACAAAAGGTAAGGAAATTCATACTCCAGAAGGTACTACAAAATGCGAACACAGGCGCTTagtctag